CTCCCGCCAGGTTGATGCGCGTGATGTCGCCGTTGGAGACGTCGCCCACCAGCCTCTGTTGCAGCGGGATGCGCACGGGCTTCTTGACGTTGGGGAGATAGATCCACAGGTCATCGCCCAGCATGAGGAGGCTTTTTCCCCGCTCGGAAGCCGGGGAGGTGAAGGCCACGAGGGACTGGTCCAGGCTCTTGACGTAGGCCTTGTAACCGTTCTCGGACTTTTTCTGGTCGCCCTCGAAGCTCGTGGCGACGGCGTCGAATTCGTAAGAGCCCGTTGGAACGCGGATGGCGTCCGCCTTGGCGACGAGGGCGGCGGCGTCGACGGTGCTTGCGGCCGCGGACGGGGGAGCCGCCGGGGCGGATTCCGGAGTTTGAGCGACCAGTTCCGGGACGATGAGCGTGAACAGGACCGCCAAGACAGCAATTCGCATGAAGCCCTCCTCGGGGATTGGTGAAAGATTATGGGAACGATCGATGGTTTACGCAATGGTTTTCTCCAAACACCGTGACGAGTCTTCTTGATTTCAAGGATCGGCGACGCTACAGCGGACGGCGTGAAGATCTTACTCGTCGGAAGCGGCGGACGGGAACACGCGTTGGCCTGGAAGCTCGCGAGGAGCCCCCGCGTGAAGAAGATTTACTGCGCCCCGGGCAATGCCGGGACCCGGAACATGGCCGAGAACGCGGCGGTCAAGGCCGAGGATCTGCCGGGTTTGGCGTCTCTTGCCCGCGAGAAGGCGGTCGACCTGGTCGTCGTGGGGCCGGAGTTGCCGCTGACTTTGGGGCTCGCCGACCTCTTGGAGGCGGAGAAGATTCCGGTTTTCGGCCCCAAGAAGGACGCCGCCGTCTTGGAAGGTTCCAAGGCTTGGACGAAACAGTTTTTGAGGGAGCAGGAGATCCCGACGGCGCGCTTCGAGGTATTTGAGGACTATGCCCGGGCCGTCGATTTTCTCGCCACCCAATCCTACCCGGTGGTCGTCAAGGCCGACGGATTGGCGGCGGGAAAGGGCGTCCTCATCGCCCAGGACCGCTCCGAGGCCCTGGCGGCGCTGGATACAGTCCTGAACAAGAAGGCCTTCGGCCCGGCCGGCGAAAAGGTCGTCATCGAGGAGTTTCTCCAGGGTGAGGAGGCGTCCTTTTTGGCCCTGGTCGACGGGGCGTCCATTTTGCCGCTGGACTCCTGTCAAGATCACAAGAGGGTCGGGGAGGGCGACACGGGGCCGAATACCGGTGGCATGGGCGCCTACAGCCCGGCCCCCCTGGTGACCGCCGCCGTGCGGGAGCGGGTGATCGAAAACATCC
The genomic region above belongs to bacterium and contains:
- a CDS encoding outer membrane lipoprotein-sorting protein, whose product is MRIAVLAVLFTLIVPELVAQTPESAPAAPPSAAASTVDAAALVAKADAIRVPTGSYEFDAVATSFEGDQKKSENGYKAYVKSLDQSLVAFTSPASERGKSLLMLGDDLWIYLPNVKKPVRIPLQQRLVGDVSNGDITRINLAGDYTAVYAGEANVNGTDCQVLDLTAKNESKTYNKIKYWVAKADAKPVKAEYFTVSGQSLKTCLFEDFRQEAGALRPMKLTFQDSMNASKRSILVFQNMVTKSLSDNMFTKDYMKTLE
- the purD gene encoding phosphoribosylamine--glycine ligase is translated as MKILLVGSGGREHALAWKLARSPRVKKIYCAPGNAGTRNMAENAAVKAEDLPGLASLAREKAVDLVVVGPELPLTLGLADLLEAEKIPVFGPKKDAAVLEGSKAWTKQFLREQEIPTARFEVFEDYARAVDFLATQSYPVVVKADGLAAGKGVLIAQDRSEALAALDTVLNKKAFGPAGEKVVIEEFLQGEEASFLALVDGASILPLDSCQDHKRVGEGDTGPNTGGMGAYSPAPLVTAAVRERVIENILKPTLRGLKARGIDYKGILYAGLMIGRSGEPKLLEYNVRFGDPETQALMVRWEGDLVDDMEAVIAGRLSGRVIRWREGSSVCVVMAARGYPGDVTTGDEIQGLREAGSVPETVVFHAGTRVRDGKVVTSGGRVLGVTALGRDLRQARERAYDACEKIYCKGMHYRRDIGLKGMKS